One window of the Archangium primigenium genome contains the following:
- a CDS encoding SEL1-like repeat protein yields MNYLEACHRLGLLYEVGKGVAVDERRAAVLYEQSCSAGIAKGCSLLGMLHERGRGVTQDLRRAVTLHKTACAADDVDGCTRLVMLYGNGWVGAEDVRRGMASLEKACAAGGAEGCFILGRIHSRGLGVAKDDVQAARLYAKACSAGEPRGCFGLGVLHENGRGVDRSDEQAAVFYERACEGGEPAGCFNLASFYAGGRGVVEDPRRAATLYEKSCDSGVPAGCSGLGVLHERGWGVSKDEGRAAALFEKGCEGGDPMGCFNLGVLYETGRGVAMDAARANALYEKTCAAGESAGCGRRTP; encoded by the coding sequence ATGAACTACCTCGAGGCCTGCCATCGTCTCGGATTGCTTTATGAGGTGGGCAAAGGCGTGGCGGTCGATGAACGCCGAGCAGCGGTCTTGTATGAGCAGTCGTGCTCGGCTGGAATCGCCAAGGGGTGTTCTCTTCTGGGGATGCTCCATGAGAGGGGTCGCGGCGTGACGCAGGATCTGCGCCGAGCCGTCACGCTGCACAAGACCGCATGTGCGGCGGATGACGTCGACGGATGTACACGCCTGGTCATGCTCTATGGGAATGGATGGGTCGGGGCCGAGGACGTGCGCCGTGGGATGGCGTCCCTCGAGAAGGCCTGTGCGGCTGGCGGGGCCGAGGGGTGCTTCATCCTCGGGCGGATTCACTCGAGAGGGCTTGGCGTGGCCAAGGACGACGTCCAAGCGGCTCGGCTGTATGCCAAGGCCTGCTCGGCGGGAGAGCCCAGGGGGTGCTTTGGACTCGGCGTGCTTCACGAGAATGGCCGCGGCGTGGACAGAAGTGATGAGCAAGCCGCTGTGTTCTACGAGCGGGCGTGTGAGGGTGGGGAGCCCGCGGGGTGTTTCAATCTCGCGTCGTTCTATGCGGGGGGGCGCGGAGTCGTGGAGGACCCTCGCCGGGCCGCGACGCTCTATGAGAAATCGTGTGATTCAGGCGTGCCCGCTGGGTGCTCGGGACTTGGCGTCCTCCACGAAAGGGGCTGGGGCGTGAGCAAGGACGAGGGCCGTGCCGCTGCCTTGTTCGAGAAGGGATGTGAGGGCGGGGATCCCATGGGGTGTTTCAATCTGGGCGTGCTCTACGAGACGGGTCGAGGTGTGGCCATGGATGCGGCTCGTGCCAATGCGCTCTACGAGAAAACGTGTGCGGCCGGCGAGAGCGCCGGATGCGGACGACGGACGCCGTGA